A section of the Struthio camelus isolate bStrCam1 chromosome 18, bStrCam1.hap1, whole genome shotgun sequence genome encodes:
- the LOC104141668 gene encoding opsin-5-like isoform X2, with protein MGNASNASVFISTLSEREDLVFGTLYLVFGIVSLSGNSLLLLVAYQKRSMLKPAEFFIVNLAISDLSMTVTLFPLATSSLFAHRWLFNHAMCTVYAFCGMLFGLCSLTSLTVLSTVCCLKVCYPAYGNKFSPSHAGVLLLCVWAYALMFATAPLAEWGSYGPEPYGTACCITWKASNREAMLYILALFIFCYLLPCLLILVSYSLILWTVKGSRRAVQQHMSPQSKANSVHSLIVKLSIAVCLGFLAAWTPYAIVALWAVFGDASQVPALAFVLSAVFAKSSTLYNPLVYLLFKPNFQKFLSKDILLLQAIRTILCCGCPSVSLQPRESRTHFSSGFGDHRGACRNCHDTFECFSNYPKCYKLSQTPDTSSKPAPLAILSDGSACQPGLKRTVQVMVLVTRKRSGLGAANVAGEVLPSEIMKDLL; from the exons ATGGGAAATGCGTCCAACGCCTCAGTGTTCATCTCCACCTTATCAGAGAGAGAAGACCTGGTTTTTGGCACGCTCTATTTAGTCTTTG GCATTGTGTCCCTCTCTGGGAACTCGCTGCTCCTGCTGGTGGCTTATCAGAAGAGGTCCATGCTGAAGCCTGCAGAATTCTTCATTGTGAACTTGGCCATCAGTGACCTGAGCATGACGGTGACCCTGTTCCCCTTGGCCACATCATCCTTATTTGCACAcag GTGGCTGTTTAACCACGCGATGTGCACTGTCTATGCCTTTTGTGGGATGTTGTTTGGACTCTGCAGCCTCACCAGCCTGACAGTGCTCAGCACAGTTTGCTGCCTGAAGGTCTGTTACCCAGCATACG GCAACAAATTCTCTCCCTCGCACGCCGGCGTCCTGCTGCTGTGCGTCTGGGCCTACGCGCTCATGTTTGCCACCGCCCCACTGGCCGAGTGGGGCAGCTATGGGCCTGAGCCCTATGGGACTGCCTGCTGCATCACATGGAAAGCCTCGAACAGAGAGGCCATGCTCTACATCCTGGCCCTCTTCATCTTCTGctacctcctcccctgcctcctcaTCCTCGTCTCCTACTCACTGATCCTGTGGACGGTGAAGGGCTCCCGCAGAGCCGTGCAGCAGCACATGTCTCCCCAGAGCAAGGCCAACAGCGTGCACAGCCTGATCGTGAAG CTGAGCATTGCTGTCTGCCTGGGCTTTCTGGCTGCCTGGACCCCTTATGCCATCGTTGCCCTGTGGGCAGTCTTCGGAGATGCCAGCCAGGTGCCGGCTCTGGCTTTCGTGCTGTCAGCCGTCTTTGCCAAGTCCTCAACACTCTATAACCCCCTGGTATATCTGCTCTTCAAGCCCAACTTCCAGAAGTTCCTTTCCAAAGACATCCTGCTCCTCCAGGCCATCCGCACCATCCTCTGCTGCGGGTGCCCGAGCGTCTCGCTGCAGCCCAGAGAGAGCAGGACGCACTTCTCCTCAGGCTTCGGTGACCACCGTGGGGCCTGCAGAAACTGCCACGACACTTTCGAATGTTTCAGTAATTACCCCAAGTGCTACAAACTCTCCCAGACCCCCGACACTTCGTCCAAGCCTGCTCCCCTGGCTATCCTGAGCGACGGGTCTGCTTGCCAGCCCGGCCTGAAGAGGACTGTGCAGGTTATGGTGCTTGTTACAAGGAAAAGGTCTGGCCTGGGTGCTGCAAATGTGGCAGGTGAAGTCCTGCCCTCAGAGATCATGAAAGACCTTCTCTGA
- the LOC104141668 gene encoding opsin-5-like isoform X1 — translation MSLEHLTTQNGVVLGGQSVLQGEMGNASNASVFISTLSEREDLVFGTLYLVFGIVSLSGNSLLLLVAYQKRSMLKPAEFFIVNLAISDLSMTVTLFPLATSSLFAHRWLFNHAMCTVYAFCGMLFGLCSLTSLTVLSTVCCLKVCYPAYGNKFSPSHAGVLLLCVWAYALMFATAPLAEWGSYGPEPYGTACCITWKASNREAMLYILALFIFCYLLPCLLILVSYSLILWTVKGSRRAVQQHMSPQSKANSVHSLIVKLSIAVCLGFLAAWTPYAIVALWAVFGDASQVPALAFVLSAVFAKSSTLYNPLVYLLFKPNFQKFLSKDILLLQAIRTILCCGCPSVSLQPRESRTHFSSGFGDHRGACRNCHDTFECFSNYPKCYKLSQTPDTSSKPAPLAILSDGSACQPGLKRTVQVMVLVTRKRSGLGAANVAGEVLPSEIMKDLL, via the exons ATGGGAAATGCGTCCAACGCCTCAGTGTTCATCTCCACCTTATCAGAGAGAGAAGACCTGGTTTTTGGCACGCTCTATTTAGTCTTTG GCATTGTGTCCCTCTCTGGGAACTCGCTGCTCCTGCTGGTGGCTTATCAGAAGAGGTCCATGCTGAAGCCTGCAGAATTCTTCATTGTGAACTTGGCCATCAGTGACCTGAGCATGACGGTGACCCTGTTCCCCTTGGCCACATCATCCTTATTTGCACAcag GTGGCTGTTTAACCACGCGATGTGCACTGTCTATGCCTTTTGTGGGATGTTGTTTGGACTCTGCAGCCTCACCAGCCTGACAGTGCTCAGCACAGTTTGCTGCCTGAAGGTCTGTTACCCAGCATACG GCAACAAATTCTCTCCCTCGCACGCCGGCGTCCTGCTGCTGTGCGTCTGGGCCTACGCGCTCATGTTTGCCACCGCCCCACTGGCCGAGTGGGGCAGCTATGGGCCTGAGCCCTATGGGACTGCCTGCTGCATCACATGGAAAGCCTCGAACAGAGAGGCCATGCTCTACATCCTGGCCCTCTTCATCTTCTGctacctcctcccctgcctcctcaTCCTCGTCTCCTACTCACTGATCCTGTGGACGGTGAAGGGCTCCCGCAGAGCCGTGCAGCAGCACATGTCTCCCCAGAGCAAGGCCAACAGCGTGCACAGCCTGATCGTGAAG CTGAGCATTGCTGTCTGCCTGGGCTTTCTGGCTGCCTGGACCCCTTATGCCATCGTTGCCCTGTGGGCAGTCTTCGGAGATGCCAGCCAGGTGCCGGCTCTGGCTTTCGTGCTGTCAGCCGTCTTTGCCAAGTCCTCAACACTCTATAACCCCCTGGTATATCTGCTCTTCAAGCCCAACTTCCAGAAGTTCCTTTCCAAAGACATCCTGCTCCTCCAGGCCATCCGCACCATCCTCTGCTGCGGGTGCCCGAGCGTCTCGCTGCAGCCCAGAGAGAGCAGGACGCACTTCTCCTCAGGCTTCGGTGACCACCGTGGGGCCTGCAGAAACTGCCACGACACTTTCGAATGTTTCAGTAATTACCCCAAGTGCTACAAACTCTCCCAGACCCCCGACACTTCGTCCAAGCCTGCTCCCCTGGCTATCCTGAGCGACGGGTCTGCTTGCCAGCCCGGCCTGAAGAGGACTGTGCAGGTTATGGTGCTTGTTACAAGGAAAAGGTCTGGCCTGGGTGCTGCAAATGTGGCAGGTGAAGTCCTGCCCTCAGAGATCATGAAAGACCTTCTCTGA